In Kordiimonas sp. SCSIO 12610, the sequence CTGTGTGCGCCTTATCATGTTTTGCCATGATAATGATACCGCTGGTATCTTTATCAATCCTGTGAACAATTCCGGGGCGTTTGACACCCCCAATCCCGCTAAGGCTATCGCCGCAGTGATGAAGCAGCGCGTTCACAAGCGTACCTGTTGGGCTCCCGGGTGCAGGGTGTACGACCATACCAGCCGGTTTGTTCACAAGAATGATATGCTCGTCCTCAAAAACTACATCCAAGGGGATATCTTCTGCGACCGGGTCGGGTTCAACGGCATCAGGAATTATGATTTCAATTTGATCACCGGGTTTGACCGTTCGCGATGGTGTCGGTATGGTGCGCGCACCAGATGATGAAACCAAGGCAACAGCCTGATCGTTAATCAGGTTTTTTAACCTAGACCTGGACATGTCAGGAATATGCTGCGTCAATAATTTATCAAGACGCACACCTGCCGTGTCTTCGGTAACGATGATGGTATATGTATCGGTCATGGAGAACCTTATGAGCGTAAATCAGGGAAATGTCACCCCCAACAATGATCCAAACGGTCAAAATCCTGCTGACGGTGCAGAAGATAAGCCGCCAGTGTGGTTGATCATTACAGTCGTTGTTTTAGGACTTGCGATCATTGGTATGCTTGTGGTGATCGTGATGAAGGTTCTGATTGGCGACAAGGGTGATGAGAATATAACAACTGATACTGTGAGTATTTCTGAGAAAAAAGTAAAAGAACCATCGAAAGAGTTTTTAAGTTTAATTGAAAATTCTTGGCCTGAGTATCTTGAAAAAATTGAAGTTGATCGACCTGTTGGAGGTAAGCTCGTTGCGTCAACTGTTGATTATCATAGTGTTATACTGACTTTCCAACTTAAAGACGGTAGCGATGTTATCATGATTGTGAACCGTAATGATGGCAGTGTTGATACGATATCTATCCCGCTCAATCCTTCATAATGCTAACGAATGATAAGGCTTTTAAAAAATCACCTCACAGAGCTAGAAAATAGTGCACTGACTGCCTTTCCTGAGGAAGCATGTGCTTTGCTCCTAGGAACTTGGGTTGGTGAAAATGCCCAAATCACTCAGGTTTGCCTCAGTGATAATATGAGCGAAGATGATAAAACAACATCCTTTGAAATTGATCCTTCGCTTTATATTCGGTTGCAGAAGCAAGCGCGGGCGGGCGGCGCTGAGGTGATCGGCGTTTGGCATTCTCACCCTAATGGGATGCCCGCTCCATCTAAAACGGACCATATGCGTTCAATTGAGAAAAACTGGGTGTGGCTTATTACATCGGTCAACGGAGGTAAAGCCCAAACAAAAGGGTACCTGAGTGGATCAGATACCCCAAATATTTTTCAAGAAATAAGTATTTCAGTCGTTGATTAGAATGGCAGATAGCTGGTTTTCTTGGTGAATTTCAAGTAACCGACGGATGCCTGTGCACGAAGGCCAACACCAACACGGACAATCGCGATTACAACATCCTTCTTGCCGTATACGCTAACCCCGAGGCCACCTACGAAATAAAATGATCCTTCAAGCGCGCCGACACGCGTATAGATTTCTTCGGTGTCATAGAGGTTATAAACAAGGGCGAAAGTTTTTACAGCGTCTGCGCCAGCGTCAAAGCCAATGGATGGACCTGTCCAGTGGATAGGGCGTTGTCCCTCGATCTTATGATACAGGTCACCGCCGCCATAACGAAGGCCAACTATCAAACCGCCGCCAGCTTCATTGCCGGTAATGTAGGCATTCGGGCGTCCATAGCTTTTGAAAACGCCTTCAAGCGCCTTTGCAACCACTTCTGCGCCTTTGCCCAAGTAGCCAGCACCAGCGTCAACAATCGATTCCTCAGAATATGTATTTTCCGGTGTACTGATTCTGGGCTGTGAAGACGATGGTTTGCTTGTTGAGCTTGAACTGGAGCACGCAGCCAAAAATGCGATTAAGATAAGAGCAAGAGGTTTTTTAAATCCTGAAAATAGTGCCACAACGGCTCTCCCTACGCTGAAATAGGATTAAATTTATAAATATAATTCTGAATATGAATCAATATGTAGGGATTATCCAGAAAAAACAGCAAGAATATGACCAAGATATTGTTGCAAAGACAATTCCCTTGTCTTTAAGGTCTTGTTTTATGGGGCTAAGCCAAAAAAGCGAATTATGCGATTGATATTCACGGGCGCGAATTTATAGTAATTAATGGAAGTGCTTAATTGAATAGGGAGATCTCAATGCTGGGCTTGATGCAGGATTGGCCATTATTGGTTTCAAAGTTTATTGATCATGCAGCGGTTAACCATCCGAACCGGGAAATTGTTGGCCTTTTACCTGAAGGCGGTAAGTTCAAATATACTTATGCTGATATGGCGAAGCGCTCAAAAATGTGCGCTCAGGCGTTAGAGCGAGCTGGCATTAAACTGGGTGACCGGGTTGGAACTTTGGCGTGGAATTCACACCGCCATGCAGAAATTTGGTTCGGTGCATCAGGAATGGGCGCTGTTACACATACAATCAACCCACGTCTTTTCCCTGAGCAACTTATATATATTATGAACCATGCAGAGGATAAGCTTTTATTCCTCGATATTACCTTTGTGCCTTTGGTTGAAAAACTCGTTGAGCATCTGACAAGTATTGAAACATTTGTCATCATGGTTGGCCGCGACCATATGCCGGACACGACCCTAAAGGGTGCGCTTTCATACGAAGAATTTATCGGCGCAGAAGACGGCAATTATGATTGGCCGCAGTTTGATGAAAATACCGCCTGTAGCCTTTGCTACACATCGGGTACAACAGGTAACCCGAAGGGCGTACTGTATTCGCATCGCTCTAACTTCTTGCACACACTTGTGGCCCTTGCCGGTGACACGCTTGGTATTGGTGGTCAGTCGGTTATTTTGCCCGTGGTACCCATGTTCCATGCAAACGCGTGGGGTATCCCGTATGCGGCAGCAGGCTGCGGCGCCAAGGTTGCGTTCAACGGCCCGCATCATGACCCAGAAACCCTGCATCAATTGATGATGGACGAAGGGGTGACCGTGACAGCAGCGGTGCCGACTGTATGGCTTGGAATGCTTAAATATTTGCAGGCAACTGGCAAAGATGTTGGCAAGCTAACGACTGTAACCATTGGTGGCTCTGCGGCGCCGCGCAGCATGATCCAGACCTTCCAGGACGAATACGGTGTTCGTGTGAACCATGCATGGGGTATGACCGAAACCAGCCCGCTTGGGTCGCTTGGTAGTGAAAATGCAGCGGTTCAAAACCTTAGCAAGGAAGAAAAACTGGATATCCAGTGTAAGCAAGGCCGTTCGGTTCTGGGCGTTGAGATGTCTGTTAAGGATGATGACGGTAATGACCTGCCGCGTGACGGTGAAAGCTCTGGTGGGCTTTATGTTCGTGGGCCATGGGTTATCAAAGAGTATTTCAAAGGCGAAGCTGGTCAAATACTGGATGATAATAACTGGTTTGATACGGGTGATGTGGCCTGCATCGATGAATATGGGTACATGCAGATCACTGACCGCGCGAAGGATGTGATCAAATCCGGCGGTGAATGGATTAGTTCGATTGACCTTGAGAATGCGGCTGTTGCCCATCCTGATGTGGCCGAAGCAGCTGTTATTGGTGTTTTCCATCCAAAATGGGATGAACGTCCACTACTTGTTCTAGTGATGGAGGAAGGCAAAACAACCACGCTTGAAGCCATGAATGAGCATCTTGTGAAGCATGTTGCGAAATGGTGGTTACCTGATGACGTTCAGTTTGTGAACGAATTGCCCCATACGGCAACCGGTAAAATATCCAAAAAGGATCTACGGGATCAATTTAAGGACTATTCATTACCAACGGCCTAAGGCGTTAATATCCTAGATCACTGGTAACACCTTGGTAACATAGAGTTTAATGGGAATTTGTTATGAACACTGTCATTCACACTGCAGTAAAAATAGGGTTGGCTATTCTACTGGTAATATCAGTATCAACCCAGATAAAAGCAGGTGGTGATACAATGGATGTCAAAAGCAAATTCTCATTCTCTGAAACAGTTACAAAGCTTGAAGAGGCAATAACCTCGCGCGGGCTTAAGGTTATTGCCAAGGTTGATCACGCGAAGGGTGCTGCGGCCGCTGAGCTTGAGCTTCGCCCAACGCTTCTGGTTTTATTCGGCCATCCAAAAGCGGGAACGCCCTTGATGCAGATTAATCAGCGTGTTGGTCTTGATCTTCCACTACGGGTTGTCGTTTGGGAAGACAGTGAAGGTTCTGTAATGCTGACATACCGGGAACCAGCGTTCGTCAGCGATGCGTGGGAACTTGATCCGGTTCCACCACAAATCGGCGGCATGACCAAGGCAATCGCGGCGATTACCGCTGAAGCGGCTGGTGAGTGATTAAGCCTCGTCCGCTTGGGTGTTAAGACCATTACAACCCACCATAATTATTAGTATTAGCAGCAGGAATGAAATGAATGAATTTTCTTAAAGCTGCTGTAAGTTATAGTATCAAAGCGCTGATTATTTTGTCAGCGCTTTTCGTATGTATCGCTATTGGTGAAATTTATGTTGGGCGCGATCGTTCTGACGCGCGGGAAATCACGGTACCGGCGACCAATGTGAAGTCCTTAAAAATTCTAACCTACAATGTTGGCCTCTTGGAGGTGAAACTCTTGGGCTTTGAGCTGTTCAAACCTTCGGATTATCTGGAGGAACGCCTTCAATATTTGCCTGATGCTCTTAAGAGTACGGATGCGGATATTATTGCCCTTCAGGAACTTTACAGCGACCGACAAGCAGAATTTGTTTTGGATGCGCTTTCGGATATTTACCCCTATCATTACCACGCCGATAATACTCTGTGGCGGGTTCAAAATGGCCTGATGCTTTTATCGAAATATCCAATCCGAAATACCGCCCTTATTAAAATGGATGACGGCCCGCGCGATGAACGCTATTTCGCAAGTAAGTCCATTATGGCGGCAGAGGTTGTTTTGGGGCCTGACCTAACGGTTGATATTGCCAATATTCACCCAACAGGGGGCGGTACTGAATTAGCGCAGGACCACCCGAGCAATATCACGGCGCGGGGTAACCAAATTCAACAGACGTATGACCTGTTAAACGAAGGCGAAGGTCTGTTTCAAAGTGACTATAAGATTATCATGGGTGATTTTAATGCGGGCCCTGAAATCGCCGAAGAAAATTATAAATTACTGGCGAACTATGGATATGTTGATGCCTACGCCAGATTTGCGAATACGCATGATGAGCCGCTTAAGATAACATGGGACGCCAATAATATTTTAAACCGCCAAGGCGCACATGCGGGTGCAATTTCGCAGCGGATTGACCATATTTTCCTGTCGCCCGATATGGCGTCCAATATGTCTGTTACAAATGCAGAGGTATTATACGAGAGCTGTATCGTGCCTGTTCAGGGCGGCGATTTAGTACCTGTTTCCGATCATTATGGTGTGATGGTTGAATTGGTTTTAAATACCTAAGATTCGCCGTCTTTTTTGTGACCCTTACCCATCCATTCAAGGATTTTTTTGGCAGGGAAAATCCATAATATGCCAGCGATCAGATAAAAGATCATTTCGATCGCCAAGGGCCACGGTTCGATAATATCGCCAATCGCGGCAGCGCCGAACGCGTATAGCGTTAAACCAAAAATCAGGACAAACATACCAATCAGGCTGCGGGCTGATGGTCTTGGCTGGGAATTTGGTTCAGGCTGTGACATACGCGGTCAGGTCCTTGGTTTTATATTAGTCCAGTGGAATAGGGAAAGACTTATAGTCTTTTATGGTATCAAAGGGGGGAGTGTCAGCCCCTTTTTTTCTGCACCTAGCAAAATCATGCGTTTGGTCTCTGACCATAAGGGAAGGTTGAGAGCGTCCTCTAGCGTGAAAAAGCGAGCGTCCTTCGCGTCGCTTGCGGCGACTGGCTGATCGCTTGTACTTTCCGCCATATAGTCAATTAAGGTATAGTGAAATGCTATCTGACCATTGCTGTGTTCAATATAGTCGATTACGTCCAATAATGGACCGGGTTTGACCTTCAGGCTAGTTTCTTCAAACACTTCGCGGACCATTGTATCAATCACGCGTTCACCGATTTCCTGACGGCCACCAGGCAGGCTCCATTCATCTTCTTTCGGTGGTTTCCCGCGTTTGATCAATAAAACTTTGTCTCCAAAGAAAACGACAGCGCCAACCCCGACAACAGGGTACTTTGGAACAGTATGTTTATGGTCATTTGGCACTGAATTTTCCTGATTTCTTGTTTTCAACTGATCGGTATGGCGTATAGTGCGTTGTGATTTAAAGTGAGGCAATAGTTCATGTGCGGACGGTTCATGTTAACATCTGATCAGGCTGAGATTGCAGCCCTTTTTGGGGTGCAAACCCCGCATATGATCCCTGAACGTTACAATATTGCCCCGACCCAGCCTGTGCTGGTTATCCGTGAAGCGGACACGCAAGTATTCGGCACCCGAGGCGCGCGCGAACTCGCTGCACTTGAATGGAATTTTGTTCCCGAATGGGCGAAGGAAAAAAATACCAAACCCCTTATTAACGCCCGCGTTGAAACCATTGAGGCAAAGCCCTCGTTTCGATCAAGCATAAAGCGACGTCGCTGCCTGGTTCCGTTTAACGGTTGGTATGAATGGAAATCAGTGAACGGTAAAAAGCAGCCTTATTTTATTCAGAAGGTTGGCGCAAATGGTTTGAACGAACTTGCGGCCTTTGCTGGTGTGTGGTCCACATGGCACGGGCCGGACGGCGAATTTTGGCTGGAGACCTTTGCAATTATAACCGCAGAAGCAACAGGCCCTTTGAGGGCAACCCATCACCGGAAGCCCCTGGTGGTAAAGCCCGCGGATTATGACCGCTGGCTCATGCCGCATGACCCGCTGCCCCCAACATTTTTGAAATCATTCGACTGGGAAGCTGAAGGCGCGTTTCATAGCAAACCTGTTAGTACGCGGGTGAACAGTATCAGGTTTGATGACCCTGCATGCCTCAATCCGCCCGAAG encodes:
- a CDS encoding Mov34/MPN/PAD-1 family protein produces the protein MIRLLKNHLTELENSALTAFPEEACALLLGTWVGENAQITQVCLSDNMSEDDKTTSFEIDPSLYIRLQKQARAGGAEVIGVWHSHPNGMPAPSKTDHMRSIEKNWVWLITSVNGGKAQTKGYLSGSDTPNIFQEISISVVD
- a CDS encoding DUF1134 domain-containing protein, translating into MALFSGFKKPLALILIAFLAACSSSSSTSKPSSSQPRISTPENTYSEESIVDAGAGYLGKGAEVVAKALEGVFKSYGRPNAYITGNEAGGGLIVGLRYGGGDLYHKIEGQRPIHWTGPSIGFDAGADAVKTFALVYNLYDTEEIYTRVGALEGSFYFVGGLGVSVYGKKDVVIAIVRVGVGLRAQASVGYLKFTKKTSYLPF
- a CDS encoding long-chain-fatty-acid--CoA ligase: MLGLMQDWPLLVSKFIDHAAVNHPNREIVGLLPEGGKFKYTYADMAKRSKMCAQALERAGIKLGDRVGTLAWNSHRHAEIWFGASGMGAVTHTINPRLFPEQLIYIMNHAEDKLLFLDITFVPLVEKLVEHLTSIETFVIMVGRDHMPDTTLKGALSYEEFIGAEDGNYDWPQFDENTACSLCYTSGTTGNPKGVLYSHRSNFLHTLVALAGDTLGIGGQSVILPVVPMFHANAWGIPYAAAGCGAKVAFNGPHHDPETLHQLMMDEGVTVTAAVPTVWLGMLKYLQATGKDVGKLTTVTIGGSAAPRSMIQTFQDEYGVRVNHAWGMTETSPLGSLGSENAAVQNLSKEEKLDIQCKQGRSVLGVEMSVKDDDGNDLPRDGESSGGLYVRGPWVIKEYFKGEAGQILDDNNWFDTGDVACIDEYGYMQITDRAKDVIKSGGEWISSIDLENAAVAHPDVAEAAVIGVFHPKWDERPLLVLVMEEGKTTTLEAMNEHLVKHVAKWWLPDDVQFVNELPHTATGKISKKDLRDQFKDYSLPTA
- a CDS encoding DUF302 domain-containing protein produces the protein MNTVIHTAVKIGLAILLVISVSTQIKAGGDTMDVKSKFSFSETVTKLEEAITSRGLKVIAKVDHAKGAAAAELELRPTLLVLFGHPKAGTPLMQINQRVGLDLPLRVVVWEDSEGSVMLTYREPAFVSDAWELDPVPPQIGGMTKAIAAITAEAAGE
- a CDS encoding endonuclease/exonuclease/phosphatase family protein, which encodes MNFLKAAVSYSIKALIILSALFVCIAIGEIYVGRDRSDAREITVPATNVKSLKILTYNVGLLEVKLLGFELFKPSDYLEERLQYLPDALKSTDADIIALQELYSDRQAEFVLDALSDIYPYHYHADNTLWRVQNGLMLLSKYPIRNTALIKMDDGPRDERYFASKSIMAAEVVLGPDLTVDIANIHPTGGGTELAQDHPSNITARGNQIQQTYDLLNEGEGLFQSDYKIIMGDFNAGPEIAEENYKLLANYGYVDAYARFANTHDEPLKITWDANNILNRQGAHAGAISQRIDHIFLSPDMASNMSVTNAEVLYESCIVPVQGGDLVPVSDHYGVMVELVLNT
- a CDS encoding DUF2842 domain-containing protein; amino-acid sequence: MSQPEPNSQPRPSARSLIGMFVLIFGLTLYAFGAAAIGDIIEPWPLAIEMIFYLIAGILWIFPAKKILEWMGKGHKKDGES
- a CDS encoding NUDIX hydrolase, whose amino-acid sequence is MPNDHKHTVPKYPVVGVGAVVFFGDKVLLIKRGKPPKEDEWSLPGGRQEIGERVIDTMVREVFEETSLKVKPGPLLDVIDYIEHSNGQIAFHYTLIDYMAESTSDQPVAASDAKDARFFTLEDALNLPLWSETKRMILLGAEKKGLTLPPLIP
- a CDS encoding SOS response-associated peptidase, coding for MCGRFMLTSDQAEIAALFGVQTPHMIPERYNIAPTQPVLVIREADTQVFGTRGARELAALEWNFVPEWAKEKNTKPLINARVETIEAKPSFRSSIKRRRCLVPFNGWYEWKSVNGKKQPYFIQKVGANGLNELAAFAGVWSTWHGPDGEFWLETFAIITAEATGPLRATHHRKPLVVKPADYDRWLMPHDPLPPTFLKSFDWEAEGAFHSKPVSTRVNSIRFDDPACLNPPEEEKQPSLF